The genomic DNA CTGTCATATACTCGATCAACGTCTTCGAGACTTTCCCACGAGTTGCCAAGTCTTCTTTGGATAAGAAAGGACCATCTTTTCTAGCTTCGACGATTTGTTTCGCTACGTTGGCCCCTAAACTTGGTACCGCACGAAATGGCGCAATCAGCGTGTCTCCTTCGATCACAAAGTTTACTGCATCGGATTTGTATAAATCGATCATTCCAAATTTCAAGCCACGTTCTAGCATCTCATTGGCTAACTCTAAAACTGTCAACTGATTCTTTTCTTTTACAGAAGCATCTAACCCTTTATCCGTGATTTCCTTCATCGCCTCTTTCACTGCTTCTTTTCCTTTGCACATAGCGACAAGATTAAAATCATCTGCACGAACGGAAAAATAGGCACAGTAATACAATATCGGAAAATAAACTTTGAAATAAGCAACCCGTAACGCCATCAAGACATAAGCAGCCGCATGGGCTTTCGGGAACATGTATTTGATTTTCGAACAAGAATCGATGTACCAGTCAGGTACGTTATTTTCTTTCATTGCGGTCAAATACGTTTCACGTAATTCGTCAGGGATCTTATTCCATAATCCTTTACGCACCGTCTCCATGATTTTGAACGCCATCCCACTATCTAAGCCAGCATGGATCAAATAAACCATGATATCGTCACGACAGCCGATTACTTCAGCCAGCGTTGCATCCCCACGTTTGATCAATTCCTCTGCGTTCCCTAACCAAACATCCGTACCATGAGAAAGACCAGAGATCTGCAATAATTCCGCAAAAGTCGTTGGGTGTGTTTCCTCTAGCATCCCACGAACGAAACGTGTCCCAAATTCCGGTATCCCTAATGTACCTGTTTTAGAATAAATCTGTTCTTGTGTGACTCCCAAGACTTCGGGTCCAGAAAAGATCCGCATGACTTCTGGATCATCGGTTGGGATTGTTTGTGGATCAATCCCAGATAAATCTTGCAACATCCGGATCACCGTTGGATCATCGTGTCCCAGGATATCAAGTTTCAAGACATTGTCATGGATCGAGTGGAAATCAAAGTGGGTCGTTTTCCATTCTGAATTCTGATCGTCTGCCGGATATTGGATCGGCGTGAAATCATATACATCCATATAATCGGGGATAACAATGATCCCCCCTGGATGCTGTCCGGTCGTTCGTTTGACCCCAGTAGCACCTTTGGCTAAGCGATCCACTTCGGCGCTGCGGTAATGCAAGTTGTGGTCACGTTCAAACCCTTTAACGAATCCATACGCCGTTTTATCCGCAACAGTACCGATCGTTCCCGCACGATAGACATATTCTTCGCCAAACAATACTTTCGTATAATGATGGGCTTCTGCTTGATAATCCCCTGAGAAGTTCAAATCGATATCGGGTACTTTATCGCCATGGAAACCTAAGAATGTTTCAAACGGAATATCATGCCCATCTTTATTTAAACGAGCGCCGCATTTTGGACATTTTTTCTCAGGCATATCAAATCCTGAACCATAAGTTCCATCTTCATAAAATTCCGAATACTGACAATCTGGGCAATAGTAATGAGGTGCCAATGGATTAACCTCTGTGATCCCGGTCATGGTTGCGACGAAACTAGAACCAACCGAGCCACGAGAACCAACTAAATAGCCATCTTCATTACTTTTATGCACTAACTTTTGTGAAATCAAATAAATCACTGAGAAACCATTACCATTGATCGAATCCAGTTCTTTTTTCAGACGCTTTTCTACGATATCCGGTAATGGATCACCATACATTTGTTTTGCCTTCGTATAACTTAGATCTGTGATTTCATCTTCCGAACCAGGGATTTTAGGCGTATATAATTCATCTTTAACTGGCACGACTTCTTCACAGATATCTGCAATCTTATTGGTATTTTCAACTACGATTTTTTTTGCTAAATCTGTCCCTAAGAAGGTGAAAGCAGTGAGCATCTCATCCGTTGTTCTGAAATGCACTTCAGGCAAACTGTGACGATTCAATGGATTGGCTCCCCCCATCGAATTGACCAAGATTTTACGATAGATCGCATCTTCTTCATTCAGATAGTGGACATTTCCTGTTGCTACAACGATTTTATCTAATGATTTGCCGATTTCTACTAAGTTACGAATGATTTCTTCTAAATCATGTTCATTTTTGACAAGCTCTTGCTCCAGGAGTGGTGCATAGACAGCTTTAGGCATGACTTCGATATAGTCATAAAATTTCGCCCGATTACGTGCTTCTTCTACCCCTTTTTGCATCATAGCTTCAAAAATCTCACCTTTGTCACAGGCAGAGCCAACTAACAGATCTTGTCGGAATTTTTTCAGTTGTGATCGGGGGATTCGTGGCACACGTTCAAAATAATCGACGTTGGACATCGAGATCAATTTGAACAGGTCTTTTAATCCAGCTTGGTTTTTCGCCAGTAATGTGACATGGAAAGGTCGCGCCCGTTTGTAAGAATCACCCTCACCTACATGGGCATTCAACTGATCGTGGTAATACATTTCGTGGTTTTCCATCGCTTCTTTGATAAATATCCAAGCCAGATGTCCGGTTGCTTCCGCATCATAAATCGCGCGGTGATGCTGTTCCAAGCTAACACCGAATTTTTTGGATAGTACACCTAAACCAAACCGTTTGAATTGTGGATATAAATAACGAGCTAGTTCTAAGGTATCTATAACTGGATTAGCTGCTTCAGGGATGTTGTATTTGGCATAACTTGTATTCAAAAATCCCATATCGAATGCCGCATTATGGGCAACTAGGATCGCATCTTTTGAGAATTCCAAGAATAAGCGTAAAACTTCTTCCTCAGATTTTGAACCGCGAACCATTTCATCCGTGATTCCTGTCAAATCAATGGTTGTTCGTGATAAGGGATGTCCAGGATCGATAAATTCATCAAAACTTTCAATGACATTTCCTTTATACATCTTAACAGCAGCTAACTCGATGATCGTATCATAAACAGCAGACAAACCTGTTGTCTCCACATCAAACACGACATAAGTGGATTCACTCAATGAATCATGGGCGTCATTATACGCAATCGGCACTCCATCATCGACCACATTCGCTTCGACACCATACAAGATCTTCACACCAGCTTTTTTCCCTGCACTATGTGCCTCTGGAAATGCTTGTGCACCGCCATGGTCAGTGATTGCAATTGCTTTATGTCCCCACTTACCTGCTTGTGCCACAAGATCTGCAATATTGTTCGTCGCATCCATGGTACTCATATTACTATGAAGATGTAATTCGACACGCTTTTCCCCTTCAGGAGAATAATCTTTACGTGGTGCATGTTTAACTTCTAAGATGTCTTGAGCATTCATCACTAGGTCACGAACAAAGGTGTCTTCTTGGACACTCCCACGAACTTTCAGCCAACTACCCGTACTGATTGCTTCAAAGATTTGTTCATCTTTTTCATTATTTGAAAACTTTTTGACGATAAATGAAGAAGTGTAATCTGTGATCTTCAATGTCAAAATCTTACGTTTTGAACGAAGCTCGCGTACTTCTTTGTCGAACACGTAACCTTCGATCGTTACCCGGCGTTCCTCTTCCAAGATATTGATCATCGGTGTGATAGGCTCATCATTCGGGATATTTCTACCTAGTTGGATCGGCCCGTCAAGCGCTGGTAATTGCTCTTTGCGCTCTTTTTTCTTTTGTTCATGAACAATCAAGCTTTCAGCCGCTTGTTTCATAAACGCCTCAGCCTGTTCTTGTCGTCTTTCTTCAAAAAGCTTTAGGACTCTTTCTGCTTGTTGCTCATCAACTTCTGGTTCGATCCGAAACTTAGGAAAGCCGTAACTAACAAATAACTGTTCTACTAATGGCAGATATTGTTGTTTAAGATAGCCGATCGCTCCCTCACCATCAACAGGCAAAATCACCTTATGATCTTTGATCGTTGGCACTTGCGTCTTTAATACCTTTTGTACTAAAGGCGTATCGCATTGCTGACTCTCCAGTGCTTGCGACCAATAATCCTGTAAGAGTTGTTCATCAAATGTTTGATCCGCTGCTTGAACTGTGATTTTCACCTCAGCAATTTCTTTGAATGCAAGTATGACATGTTGCACCAAAGAGCGATAAAGCATCACAGGCAAAATAGCTGGAAAACGTAACGTAAACTCCCACAAACGAGATTTACGATGGACCACCACCTGTTCCATTTCACCAGCAGAAATAAGCGGATGCGCTTTTTCTGTTTCTTCTAATTGGATCTGCTCCAATAATTTCTCAAATAACTCTCGTTTTTCTGACAAAAATATACGCCCTTTCTGTCAAGACCAGAAATCATTCCATTTCCGACCCTTACTTTTCAATACTATCTAGTATAACCCTTTTTAGGGAAATTTTCATCAAGGTTGTGAGAAAAGCGCTTTGACCTGAGCAGTAAGATGGAAAATCAGAAAATGGCTTTTCATATTTTTTGATTTTCCATCTTAATGTTGAAGGTTAGCTTTTCGAACACCGTTCATTAACTGAAGAAAAGGAAATGAAAAAGTCGCTTCCGTCTTTTAAAAGACTGATACGACTTTTCCACTCTTGCTTATTCGCCTTGATTCAATAAAATCGGTAATGTATTCACAAGTTCTTCTTTCCGAACTTCGACCATTTCACCTGTTTTTTTGATTTTCACTTCGACGATGCCATCTACTGCTTTTTTACCGACGGTGATACGGATTGGACATCCGATCAAATCAGAATCAGCAAACTTAACACCGGCACGCTCATTGCGATCATCAACAAGTACTTGATAACCGGCTTCGTTCATTGCTTTTTCCACTTCATTCGTCAAGTTCGTTTGGAACTCATCTTTTAAGTTCATTTGTACGACATGCAAATCAAATGGTGCAATGCCTTTTGGCCAGTGAATACCGTTTTCGTCTGCATTTTGTTCAACGATTGCTGAAAGTAGACGGCTCACACCGATACCATAACAACCCATGATCACGTGTTTTTCACGACCATTTTCATCAAGAACAGTAGCACCCATTGATTCACTGTAACGTGTCCCTAGTTTGAAGATATGACCGATCTCGATTCCTCGAGTGAAGGCTAATACGCCATTATTATCTGGCGAAGGATCGCCTTCTTGGACAAAGCGTAAGTCTTCATATGCTAGAACATTGAAATCACGTTCTGGATTGACATTGATATAATGGTAGCCAGTTTCATTCGCTCCCGCAATCGCGTTTGCCAGATCTTGAACATGACGATCCGCATAGACTTTGACCTCTTCAGCTACACCGATTGGTCCAACTGATCCAAAATCAGCGCCTAAATAGTTTTTCGCTTCTTCTTCTGTTGCTTCTTCTAAGAAATCTGCACCTAAGAAGTTTTTCAATTTCACATCATTGACTTCATGATCGCCGCGAACTAAAACTAAAACAGGTTGCTCATCTGCTGTGAAAAGTACAGATTTGATGATTTTTTGTGGTTGAACGTCAAAGAAAGCTGCAACCTCTTCGATGGTTTTCACATCTGGTGTTTCTTTCTTTTCCATTTCCAATTGTGTTTCATGGGATTTTTTTGGCACATAGTAGCTCGTCGCCATCTCTAAATTTGCTGCATAGTCACTTTCTGTTGAATAACAAATCGTGTCTTCACCAATTTCTGAGATCGCCATAAATTCTTTTGAGTCTTTTCCGCCCATCGCGCCACCGTCACCGATGATTGCACGGAACTCTAGACCACAACGCTTAAAGATCTCTGTATAAGCTTTTTCGTAATCTTTGTATGTTTCATCCAAACTCTCTTGAGAAGCATGGAAAGAATAAGCATCTTTCATGATAAATTCGCGTCCACGTAATAATCCAAAACGAGGACGTTTTTCATCACGGTATTTTGCTTGGATCTGATAAAGATTCAAAGGTAATTTTTTGTATGAATTGACTTCATCACGGATCAATTCTGTAAATGTTTCTTCATGTGTTGGTCCTAAGATCATCTGACGATCGTTGCGATCATTCAAGCGATATAAGTTGGGACCGTATGTTTCATAACGACCAGATTCTTGCCATAACTCAGCAGGTAAAATCGCTGGCATCAACATTTCTACTGCGCCGATTTTTTCAAATTCTTCGCGCATGATCGTTTTTAATTTTTCTAATACACGATTTGCAAGTGGTAAATAAGAATAGATTCCAGCCGAAACCTGACGAATGTAACCGGCACGTAGTAAGATTTGATGACTTAATACTTCCGCATCATTTGGAACTTCTCTTAATGTTGGAATCAACATTTTTGATTGTCTCATTATATAAACTCCTTTATTCCTCAAATAATCTAACGCATGTCATTATACCCTACTTTTTCTAGAAAAAGAATCGTTGAATGTCATTCCATGTCACTAATACCATCAATAGCATCAGGAAGCCAAAACCAACAAGCGTCAAAACGCCTTCTTTTTCCTGACTAAGTGGTTTACCACGGACACCTTCGAAAATATTCAAGACTAGTTTTCCACCATCTAATGCTGGAATCGGTAATAAATTGACGATCCCTAAATTCATGGATAAGATCGCCATCAAACCAATGACTGTCATGATCCCTTGATTCGCTGCCTCAGAAGATAATTGGAACATCATCACCGGTCCACCTAATTTGTCCAAGCTAAAGCCGGTAAATAATGAACCTAATGCTTTGAATATTTCCAAAGAGCTACTAAATGCACGTTGTGTTCCACCGATGATCTTATCGAAGAAGCCAGTTTTCATTGGCGCTTGTATTCCAAGTTGACCAATTTTTTCACCATTCGACTCAATTGCTTTCGGTGTCACTTCAACAGAAGAAACCTGTCCATTTCGTTCAACTTCAAAATCAAGTGGTTTATCTGGATTTTCAGTAATGATCGCTGTCAGATCATTCCATGTTTGGATCGATTTCCCCTCAACTGAAAGAATTTCATCATTTTCTTTCAGTCCGGCTGCAGCCGCAGCTCCGTCTGGCGTAACAACACCGATTTGGTTGGTATTTGTGACTGTCACCCCGCCTTGCATGAACGCTAATACGATGAACAATAGAATCGCTAGAATAAAATTATTCATTGGACCCGCAAAGTTCGTTAACATTCGTTGCCATAATTTGGCTGATTGGAACTGCACATCTCTCGGTGCGATCCTCAATTCAGTCCCATCCGCCTCGATGATCGAAGCATCGTGATCCACTGCATACGTTACTTCTTGCGTTTCATCACCATTCACATAACCTGTGATCGTGAGTGCTTCATCAAGATCATAACGGATCAATTCCATGGGGATCGCATTGGTCAATTGGATCTTTTTGCTTAAATTGATTTTCTTTACGACATGATCTGAATCCATCAAGAGCGATAACGGCATTCCTGGGGCCATTTCCGTTTCGTCGTCCCCATTCCCAGCCATTCTCACATAGCCACCGATCGGTAACAAACGCAATGTATAAGTCGTGCCGTCTTTTGCTTGATGACCGTAGATTTTAGGTCCCATGCCAATCGCAAACTCGCGAACTAGGATTCCTGATCGTTTCGCAAAGAAGAAGTGGCCAAATTCATGTACGATCACTAAGATGCCAAAAACGATAATGAACGTGATAATTGTTCTCATCCTATTCTCCTTTACATTAATCATTATTTTTTATTCAGTTAAAATAAAACTACTTAATTTTACCATATTATCGACACTTCACCAAGCACCTGTTAAAATGTAAAAAATAAAAATCCTGTAAAGAATCTCCTTACCGATCGTGTCTGATTGACGGACGAAAAACTTTTGGTTTCGGAAGCTTCTTTTACAGAATTTTTATTTAAATCAATCCAAATAAGTACATGACAGGAAAGACGAACAATAGACTATCGAATCGATCTAAGATCCCACCATGTCCAGGTAAAATGTTCCCTGAATCTTTGACCTCATAGTGGCGTTTAATTGCCGACTCGACTAGATCCCCAAATTGTCCTACGATCGATAGAATGATCGTTAGGAGTAACATGACGAATAAACCATGTCCAAACAATTCTTGTGGTGGATAAAGTAAGAAATACAGTAAGGCAACAACTAACGCACTACCTATTCCCCCTAATGCACCTTCAATCGTTTTGTTGGGTGAGATATCTGGCCATAGCTTACGCTTACCAAAACGTCTACCAACTAGATATGCGCCAATATCGGTTGCCCAAACGATGAACAAGCCAAAAAGCAATACGTTGATTCCTTCTGTACGCGCACTAACAAAGTTTTGAAAACCAAAACCGACATATAAACTAGTAACAACTGGAAAACCAGCTTCATCGATCGTATACATATTTTTTGAGAAGACAGCGGCACCCAAAAGGATCATCACAGTCAAATAAAACAACATAAATTCATTTGTTTGTTCAGGTAAAAAGAAAAACCAGCGCTCTTTCGGCAGGACAAGAAAAACTGCACCAATGGCAGAAAGAACTCCTTCAAAACTTAATAGTGTCAATCCTTTCATACGAAAAAGTTCATAGACACCAACTACTGCTAATAAAGCCGCTACTAGCTCAAGACCAATTCCTCCGATCCAAATGATCGGAATAAATAATGCCAATGCTACGACCGCAGTGATCACACGTTGCTTCATGATTGTTCTCCTTTATCTACACTTTTTACGCCACCAAAACGACGGTCTCGATGTTGATAAGAAGCGATTGCTTCCTCTAAATGGGCGCCGTCAAAATCTGGCCATAAGGCTTTTGAAAAATATAATTCACTATAAGCAATCTGCCACAATAAGAAATTACTGATCCGTTCTTCGCCACTTGTCCGGATGACTAATCCTGGATCGCGAAGTTCGGGAGGTAAGAAACCGGTCATCAAATGATCCGCGATCATGTCCTCGTCGATGTCTTCCGTAGAAAGATCGTTTTCTTTTACTTGTTCACTGATTGCTTTGACTGCAGAGATGATTTCTGCCCGACTACCATAATTCAGTGCGAAGTTTAAGATCATTCCCGTATTTTCTTTGGTTTGTTCAATAGCACGGCGTACTGCATCTTGCGTATGTTCCGGTAAGAGTTCTTCATAGCCCATCACTTGTACCTTGACATTTTCAGCAATCAACTCAGGGACGAACGTATCAAAAAAGTCTACAGGTAATTGCATCAAAAAATTGACTTCCTCTTTTGGACGTTTCCAATTTTCGGTTGAAAACGCATAGAGCGTTAACACCTTTACCCCAAGTCGAGAAGCTTTTTTTGTGACTTTCTTAACGGTTTCCATGCCTTCTTTGTGGCCAGCCACTCGTGGTAGACGACGGTTTTGTGCCCAACGACCATTCCCATCCATGATGATGGCAATATGTTTCGGGATATCTCTCTGCGCATCAAAATGGTACTCACTTTTTTCTTGAATATATTTGTTTTTTTGCGGAAAAAAACGTAACATTCTTTTTCCTCCCATACTAAAAAATTACAACTATCTTTACCATTATAGCAATATCTATCGTTATTTCCTATGGTATAGCCCTTTTTTTACGCAAATTCAAAAGATTTTTTAGTTTTTCTTAGTCAAAAAGCAAAAAACAGGAGACAGCACTTCTCACTGTCCACCTGTTTTTATTGATTCTTATACTTCAAGCAATTCTTTTTCTTTGTCTGCAGCAATATTATCCACTTCTTTGATACTGTTATCTGTCAAAGTTTGCACTTCTTTTTCTAAGTCGCGCAAATCATCTTCTGTGATATCGCCATTTTTTTGTTGTTTTTTGTATTCATCGATTGCATCACGACGAATGTTACGGACAGCGATTTTCGCATTTTCAGCTTCTTTTTTCACGTCTTTCGCTAATTCTTTCCGACGTTCTTCTGTTAACTGAGGAATGACTAAACGGATCACATTTCCGTCATTTGTTGGGCTGATACCGATGTCGCTTGCCATGATCGATTTTTCGATGTCTTGAAGCACACTTTTATCGAATGGTGTGATCATCAATACTCTTGCTTCTGGGATCTGAATCGATGCTAATTGGTTCAATGGTGTTGGTGCGCCATAATAATTAACAGTGATACGATCTAATAAGCTCGCATTCGCACGGCCGGCACGGATCTGTCCAAGTTCACGTTGTAGATTTTGTGCTGCTTTTTGCATCTTGTCTTTTGCTTCTGTCATAATTGCATCTGCCATTGTTTATTTCCCCCTTACGGTTGTTCCGATATTTTCACCTAAGATTGCTCGGCGAATGTTTCCATGTTCATTAAGATTGAACACAAGTAACGGGATATCATTGTCCATACTCAATGAACTAGCAGTTGAATCCATTACTTGTAATCCTTTTGCAATGACTTCCATGTGTGTCAATTCATCGAATTTCACTGCTGTTGAATCGATTTTTGGATCGGCAGAATAAACACCGTCAACATTGTTCTTAGCCATTAAAATAACATCAGCGCCAATTTCAGCTGCACGTAATGCCGCAGTTGTATCTGTAGAAAAATAAGGGTTTCCAGTACCACCGGCAAAAATAACGATGCGCCCTTTCTCTAAATGACGCTCTGCTTTACGACGGATGTATGGTTCTGCGATTTGTCGCATTTCAATTGAGGTTTGGACGCGTGTAGGAACACCAACATTTTCTAATGTATCTTGTAATGCTAAAGCATTCATCACAGTTGCTAACATGCCCATGTAATCCGCTTGTGCACGTTCCATCCCCATTTGTGCGCCAATTTGACCGCGCCAGATATTTCCACCGCCGACAACAATTGCCATCTCTACGCCTAACTCGTGGACTTCTTTGATCTCTTGGATGATTTCTTTGATAACTGGCGGTTTGATTCCAAACCCTTCATCTCCAGCTAAAGCTTCTCCACTTAATTTTAAGACGACACGCTGATATTTTGGTGTGACCATGTTCATTCCTCCAATATTTTCTATTGACATTCTACCATATCCAGATAGTTTAGGCACGAAAATACCTATGCTCTTGATATCTCTTGCCCTAAAAAAAAGAGCTGTGACGAATGTCGCTGCTCCTCATTTCATTCAAATAAGCGATGGAACCGATGTGGTCACAAAGAAAATGCAGAATGATCTCTATTTTCTTTGGACCAAACATCGTACCATTAACCAAGTCCGTAAACCGGATTATTTTTTCACTTGGTTCATTACTTCTTCTACAAAGTTATCTTCGCGTTTTTCGATACCTTCGCCGACTTCAAAGCGGACAAATGATTTCACAGTTGCGCCTTTAGAAGCAACAAATTTTTCAACAGTCATATCAGGATCTTTAACGAATGGTTGGTCAACCAATGCGATTTCAGCTTTAAATTTGTTTAAGCGTCCTTCAACCATTTTTTCAACGATGTTCGCTGGTTTGCCTTCGTTCAATGCTTGTTCAGTCAAGACTGTACGTTCGTGATCTAATTCAGCTTCAGGGATTTGTGTTTCGTTTACATAACGAGGGTTGATCGCTGCTACGTGCATCGCTACGTCTCTAGCTACTGCTTCGTCAGTTGTACCTTCTAAAACAGCTAATACAGCAATACGTCCACCCATGTGTAGGTAACCGCCAAATGCAGCGTTGTCATCTTTTTCGATTACTTCAAAACGACGGAAGCTGATTTTTTCACCAATAACTTGTGTTGCTTCGATCAAGTCAGATTCAACTGTTCCTTTTGATGTTTTGATTTTCATTGCTGCGTCCATGTCAGCTGGTTTGTTTTCAGCAACTAGTTCAGCGATTTCTTTTACTAAGTCTTGGAACATTTCGTTTTTAGAAACGAAGTCTGTTTCTGAGTTGACTTCAACGATTGCTGCAGTATTACCTTTCACTGCAACTGAAGCAAGACCTTCAGCGGCGATACGATCGTTTTTCTTCGCAGCTTTAGCCATTCCTTTTTCACGTAAAAGATCTACTGCTTTTTCGATGTCACCTTCAACTTCAACCAATGCTTTTTTCGCATCCATCATACCTACGCCAGTCATGTCGCGTAGTTCTTTTACCATTTTAGCTGTAACGTCTGCCATTTTTACTTCCTCCTAGTTGTATGCTTTTTCTTTAAAAAAAGCTGTTTCAAAGGAGAGTGAGGCTTGTCGCCTAGCCTTTGAAACAGCTCCATCATTTAAAAATTATTCTGCTGAAGAGTTGTCGCCTTCAACAACATCAACGATTTCTTCGATTGAAGTCGCTGTGTTTTCTGCTGAAAAATCTTCTTCAACTACTTGATCTTCCCCTTGATTTCCTTCGATGAAAGCATCAGCCATTTTTGAAGTAATCAATTTAACGGCACGGATTGCGTCGTCGTTTGATGGGATAACTACGTCGATCTCATCTGGATCACAGTTTGTATCAACCATTGCTACGATTGGGATATTCAATTTGTGTGCTTCTTGAACGGCAATGCGTTCTTTACGTGGGTCAACGATGTACATTACATCTGGGATTCTTGGCATATCAGCGATACCACCTAAGAATTTTTCAAGACGTTCACGTTGTTTGTTCAAACCAGCAACTTCTTTTTTAGGTAGAACTGCAAAAGTTCCATCTTCTTCCATTGCATTGATTTGTTTCAAACGAGCGATACGTTTTTGGATCGTATCCCAGTTTGTCAATGTTCCACCTAACCAACGGTGGTTTACAAAGTATTGTCCAGCACGAGTAGCTTCATCTTTGATTGCTTCTTGTGCTTGTTTTTTCGTACCTACGAATAAAGCAACGCCGCCTTCTTCTGCTACGCTCTTCATGTAATCGTAAGCTGCATCTACTAATTTAACTGTTTTTTGCAAGTCAATAATGTAGATTCCGTTTCTTTCTGTGAAGATGTATTTCTTCATTTTTGGGTTCCAGCGACGAGTTTGGTGACCAAAGTGTACGCCGGCTTCTAGTAATTGTTTCATTGAAATTACTGCCATGTTTGTTTCCTCCGATTTGGTTTTTATTTTCCCTCTTCTTGTCTTCCAACTCGCTAGCCAACTTTTTCAAGCACCGACCAACGATCCAACAAGAATGTGGATTTATTGAGTAGTGACGTAAGATACACCAAAGTGATCTTTTTCTGCTCAACATTCAATAGTTTAACTGAATTGGGCATAAATTTCAAGAAAAAAAATCAACTTACTTATTTTTTTGTGTCTTCTTTTTCTCCCTCTCATTTTTTTACTTTATTTCTTTGTTTTTTAATAAGCAATTCGTGAAAAAATAAACAGGTAAATGTAAAATAAAGATGGGCAATTCAACGTTTTTTTGTTATGATACTTGTGAAAAGTTTCGTTAAAGGAGAACTAAAATGCGAAAAACTGAGCGACACTTGTTGATTAAACAAATCATTGAAGATTATACGATCCGTACACAAGATGAAATGTTAGCTAAACTGACTGAAATGGGTGTATCTGCGACTCAAGCGACGATTTCAAGAGATATACGTGACTTAAAAATCGTCAAGGCGCCTGATGAAAATGGTGTTTCCCATTTTGTCCTGTTCAAAGAAAAGGAGACAGCTGAATCAAAGAGCGAAGATGAAAAACGTTTGATCCAGATGATTGAAGATATCGTGTTAAAAGTGGAACGAGTTCATTTTTTGACTATCGTCCATACCTTACCAGATAATGCCCCGTTGTTTGCTGCTGTATTAGATGAAATCAAACCGCCACATATCGTCAGTACCATCGCTGGTTTCGATACAACGATCATTATTTCAAAAGATGATGAAGATGCGCAGTTAGTTGAAAACTTCTTGCAT from Enterococcus mundtii includes the following:
- the rpsB gene encoding 30S ribosomal protein S2 → MAVISMKQLLEAGVHFGHQTRRWNPKMKKYIFTERNGIYIIDLQKTVKLVDAAYDYMKSVAEEGGVALFVGTKKQAQEAIKDEATRAGQYFVNHRWLGGTLTNWDTIQKRIARLKQINAMEEDGTFAVLPKKEVAGLNKQRERLEKFLGGIADMPRIPDVMYIVDPRKERIAVQEAHKLNIPIVAMVDTNCDPDEIDVVIPSNDDAIRAVKLITSKMADAFIEGNQGEDQVVEEDFSAENTATSIEEIVDVVEGDNSSAE
- a CDS encoding phosphatidate cytidylyltransferase yields the protein MKQRVITAVVALALFIPIIWIGGIGLELVAALLAVVGVYELFRMKGLTLLSFEGVLSAIGAVFLVLPKERWFFFLPEQTNEFMLFYLTVMILLGAAVFSKNMYTIDEAGFPVVTSLYVGFGFQNFVSARTEGINVLLFGLFIVWATDIGAYLVGRRFGKRKLWPDISPNKTIEGALGGIGSALVVALLYFLLYPPQELFGHGLFVMLLLTIILSIVGQFGDLVESAIKRHYEVKDSGNILPGHGGILDRFDSLLFVFPVMYLFGLI
- a CDS encoding isoprenyl transferase produces the protein MLRFFPQKNKYIQEKSEYHFDAQRDIPKHIAIIMDGNGRWAQNRRLPRVAGHKEGMETVKKVTKKASRLGVKVLTLYAFSTENWKRPKEEVNFLMQLPVDFFDTFVPELIAENVKVQVMGYEELLPEHTQDAVRRAIEQTKENTGMILNFALNYGSRAEIISAVKAISEQVKENDLSTEDIDEDMIADHLMTGFLPPELRDPGLVIRTSGEERISNFLLWQIAYSELYFSKALWPDFDGAHLEEAIASYQHRDRRFGGVKSVDKGEQS
- the tsf gene encoding translation elongation factor Ts, with amino-acid sequence MADVTAKMVKELRDMTGVGMMDAKKALVEVEGDIEKAVDLLREKGMAKAAKKNDRIAAEGLASVAVKGNTAAIVEVNSETDFVSKNEMFQDLVKEIAELVAENKPADMDAAMKIKTSKGTVESDLIEATQVIGEKISFRRFEVIEKDDNAAFGGYLHMGGRIAVLAVLEGTTDEAVARDVAMHVAAINPRYVNETQIPEAELDHERTVLTEQALNEGKPANIVEKMVEGRLNKFKAEIALVDQPFVKDPDMTVEKFVASKGATVKSFVRFEVGEGIEKREDNFVEEVMNQVKK
- the rseP gene encoding RIP metalloprotease RseP produces the protein MRTIITFIIVFGILVIVHEFGHFFFAKRSGILVREFAIGMGPKIYGHQAKDGTTYTLRLLPIGGYVRMAGNGDDETEMAPGMPLSLLMDSDHVVKKINLSKKIQLTNAIPMELIRYDLDEALTITGYVNGDETQEVTYAVDHDASIIEADGTELRIAPRDVQFQSAKLWQRMLTNFAGPMNNFILAILLFIVLAFMQGGVTVTNTNQIGVVTPDGAAAAAGLKENDEILSVEGKSIQTWNDLTAIITENPDKPLDFEVERNGQVSSVEVTPKAIESNGEKIGQLGIQAPMKTGFFDKIIGGTQRAFSSSLEIFKALGSLFTGFSLDKLGGPVMMFQLSSEAANQGIMTVIGLMAILSMNLGIVNLLPIPALDGGKLVLNIFEGVRGKPLSQEKEGVLTLVGFGFLMLLMVLVTWNDIQRFFF
- the frr gene encoding ribosome recycling factor, which translates into the protein MADAIMTEAKDKMQKAAQNLQRELGQIRAGRANASLLDRITVNYYGAPTPLNQLASIQIPEARVLMITPFDKSVLQDIEKSIMASDIGISPTNDGNVIRLVIPQLTEERRKELAKDVKKEAENAKIAVRNIRRDAIDEYKKQQKNGDITEDDLRDLEKEVQTLTDNSIKEVDNIAADKEKELLEV
- the pyrH gene encoding UMP kinase is translated as MVTPKYQRVVLKLSGEALAGDEGFGIKPPVIKEIIQEIKEVHELGVEMAIVVGGGNIWRGQIGAQMGMERAQADYMGMLATVMNALALQDTLENVGVPTRVQTSIEMRQIAEPYIRRKAERHLEKGRIVIFAGGTGNPYFSTDTTAALRAAEIGADVILMAKNNVDGVYSADPKIDSTAVKFDELTHMEVIAKGLQVMDSTASSLSMDNDIPLLVFNLNEHGNIRRAILGENIGTTVRGK